The following proteins come from a genomic window of Suricata suricatta isolate VVHF042 chromosome 5, meerkat_22Aug2017_6uvM2_HiC, whole genome shotgun sequence:
- the SLC66A1L gene encoding putative uncharacterized protein PQLC2L, with the protein MVKEKAERRAISAWPTENGKVDETLSLGFQICWIGGDLAKFIGCYLTNQLPIEIFTAPDFHMNMDISVLPQFMYYKLKNQKKNVRHEMHLDQH; encoded by the exons ATGGtcaaagaaaaggcagagagaagag CCATCTCTGCATGGCctacagaaaatggaaaagtggATGAAACACTTTCTCTGGGCTTTCAGATATGCTGGATAGGTGGGGACCTGGCAAAATTCATAGGTTGCTACCTGACTAACCAACTGCCTATTGAGA TATTTACTGCTCCAGATTTTCACATGAATATGGATATCAGCGTGCTCCCACAATTCATGTATTACAAGttaaagaatcagaagaaaaatgtaag GCATGAAATGCACctagatcaacactaa